TGCGTGTTGAAGGATGAGGCGCGCCGCTTGATCCCGTGCACCTCGTATCCTTTTTCAAGCAGGAATTCGGCGAGATACGAGCCGTCCTGCCCGGTGATACCGGTGATAAGCGCCTTCTTCGTCATTTGCTGGTTTCGTCCCTTAGAAAGAATTGACCCACCTTACGCAGGTTTTTCTGGATGAGCACGCCTGCTCCGCCAAGCCCGTTGCGACGAATGGCGGCCAGGTCTTCGCGGCTTTTGCGAATGATGCGCTCCAAAGAGCGATTGCTTTCGCCGCCTACTCGCATTCTGACAAGCACTTCAGGAATATAGGCGAGTTTGATTTCGCCTTTTACCAGATAGCGCAGCATCGCGTCGTAATCTGCCGCGATCTGCAATCCGGTATCGTAAAGGCCATGCTCGTCGAAGACTTCGCGCCGCAGGTATAGTGTCGGGTGCGGCGGCATCCAGCCCTGCTTGAGCTTTGCGGGCGCATATTCGCCGGACTTCCAGTGGCGGATGACCCGCGAAGGGTTGTTCGCGGCGACATATTGGAGATCGCCGTAGACGCCGTCGACAGAAGGATCGGAAAGCGCATCGGCGACCTTTTCGAGCACCAGATCGCTTGCAAACATGTCGTCCGAATGCATCAGCCCGATTGCATCGCCGCTCGCGCGCGAAATGCCGCGATTGATGGCGTCGTAGATTCCGTGGTCGCGCTCGGACACTATCACGGTGTGCTCGTTCGCACCCGCGCGTATCACGTCAAGCGTCCCGTCGCCCGAACCTCCGTCCTGCACCACGTGCTCAACGAGGCCATATGTTTGCGCCTGCACGCTCTTCATCGCCGCACCGATGGTCTCGGCGCGATTATAGACTGCAGTGACGACAGAGATCTTCATGGTTTTCCCGCGCGCCAGTTGCGAGGCGCGGCCCGGTCAGGTGCGGCCGACGCTCGAATATTCGAAGCCGGCAGCGCGCACATCTGCCGGGGTATAGATGTTGCGCAGGTCGACGAGGACGGGCGATTTCGCCAGCTCTTTAACCTTGCCGAGATCGAGCGCACGAAACGCGTCCCACTCTGTCACGATTACCGTCGCATCCGCGCCTTCGATCGCTTCATAGGGATTTTCGCACATGGTCACGAAAGGCATCATGGGCTTCGCTTGCTCCATGCCCTCAGGGTCGTAGGCCGAGACCTCGACGCCGGCATCATGCAGCGTCTGCGCCACCGCGATTGAAGGGCTATCACGCATGTCGTCGGTGTTGGGCTTGAAGGTCAGGCCGAGCAGCGCGACCTTCTTTCCTCGCGCAGCATCCGCGCCGCCCAGTGCGTCGAGTACCTTGCGGCCCATGGCACGCTTGCGGCTGTCATTCACCTTGACCACGGCTTCGACGATGCGGGTCGGGCTGTCGTAGTCTTCGGCGGTTTTCAACAGCGCGAGCGTATCCTTGGGAAAACAGGATCCGCCATAGCCGGGGCCCGCATGAAGGAATTTGGGGCCGATGCGGTTGTCCATCCCGATACCGCGCGACACGTCCTGAATGTCTGCGCCCACCTTTTCGCACAGGTCGGCCATTTCGTTGATGAAGGTAATCTTGGTCGCGAGAAAGGCGTTCGCGGCATATTTGATCAGCTCGCTGGTGCGGCGCGACGTGAAGAGTATCGGCGATTCGTTGAGGAACAGCGGGCGGTAGACCTCGTGCATCACCTCGCGGCCGAATTCGTCCTCTGCGCCGATGACGATGCGGTCGGGTCGCTTGAAATCGGCGATGGCGGCGCCTTCACGCAGAAATTCGGGGTTGGATACGACGGAAACCTTATGGCTCGTGCGGGTATCCGCAATGATGCGTTCGACTTCGTCACCGGTGCCCACGGGCACGGTCGACTTGGTCACGACGACGGCATCGTTGGCAAGGTTCTCGCCCACTTCCTTGGCCACGGCATAGACGAAGGAGAGGTCCGCATGCCCATCGCCCCGCCGACTGGGCGTTCCGACCGCGATGAAGATCGCGCTCGCATCCTTGATACCTTCGGCGAGCGACGTGGTGAAGGACAGACGGCCCGCTTTCACATTGCTTTCGACCAGCGCATCGAGGCCCGGTTCGTAGATCGGCATGATGCCGTTGTGCAGACGGTCGATCTTCGACTGGTCCTTGTCGATGCAGACCACGTCGTGCCCGAAATCGGCGAAACATGCACCCGAAACGAGTCCGACATAGCCTGAGCCAACCATTGCGATTTTCATGTCATCAATTCCTGTTCGTGGCCGCGAAGAGGGTCAGCGGCCGATGAGTTCCGGCAAGCGCTTTTCGAAATAGGCGATCGTCTTGGCGAGCCCTTCCTCAAGCTGGATCGTGGGCTGCCAATCGAGCAATTCCTTCGCCTTGGCAATATCGGGGCGGCGTTGTTTTGGATCGTCCGACGGCAGGTCGAGAAAGGTGAGTTTGGACCTTGAGCCGGTCATTGCAATTACCTTTTCGGCCAACTCCTTAATGGTGAATTCGCCCGGATTGCCCAGGTTTACCGGCCCGGTGACGGTCTCGTCGGTTTCCATCAATCGCATGAAGCCTTCGACGAGGTCATCGACGTAACAAAACGATCGCGTCTGCGAGCCGTCGCCGTAGATGGTGATATCCTCGCCCTGGAGCGCCTGGACGATGAAGTTCGAGACCACCCGTCCATCGGCGTGGTGCATGCGCGGGCCGTAGGTGTTGAAGATGCGCGCGACCTTGATCGGCAGCGCGTGCTGGCGATGGTAGTCGAAGAACAGCGTCTCCGCGCAGCGCTTGCCTTCGTCATAGCAGGACCGCTCACCGATCGGATTGACGTTGCCCCAGTAATCCTCGGTCTGGGGGTGGACGTGCGGATCGCCGTACACCTCGCTGGTCGAAGCCTGGAAAATCCTGCATTTCAGCCGCTTGGCAAGACCGAGCATGTTGATTGCGCCATGCACACTGGTCTTGGTCGTCTGCACCGGATCATGCTGGTAGTGAACCGGCGAGGCCGGGCAGGCGAGGTTATAGATTTCGTCCACTTCGACATAGAGCGGCATTGTCACGTCGTGGCGCATGAATTCGAAGCGCGGTTCGTCGTGCAGGTGATCGATATTGCGCTTCGTACCCGTGAACAGATTGTCGACGCACAGGATCTCGTGACCCTGCTCGAGCAGCCGGTCGATAAGGTGCGAGCCAAGAAAGCCCGCCCCGCCGGTAACCAGTATTCGTTTGCGGCTTTCGTAGATACGCGCCAATTTCGTTGTCCTGTTCTTGTTTTATTTGCCCGGGGCGCTCGCAGCCTGTTCGCGGATAATCAAGCGAATAGTCTGGAAGTACCACGCCTTATAGGCCGCATAGTGGAAGCCCTGCGAGCCGTCGAGTATGCCGAACTTCGCGAAATAGGTCGTGGCGAAGTAGAACCACGGAAACCACCACTTCGCGAGGTGGCGGTATTTGAATTGCTGGCGATCGGTCATCGTATCCCACACCGCCGGATCGCCTTTGAGCTTCGCGTAGCGCGCGGCTTCCCACTGAGCGTAGTCGCGATGCTTGCTAATGAAATGCGCGATGCCGCGGTCGTCGCGATGCTCGATCCGCGCGTCGATCTCGCCCACCTCTCCATCCACGATCGGGTGCTCGTGGATTTCCATGTCGAGCTGGCTCCAGCCGTCTTCCTCGATCTTCTCGAACAGGGCCTTGCCAACTCGCAGCAGCGCGAGCTTTCGCTGGGCGATGCCGTGTTTCAGCGGCTTTCCAAGGAAAAAGTTGTCGTAGGAAATCCAGTAGCCGTCCTTCCCGCTTTCCGGCAGCTCGGCGGCGAGCGCGTCGCAGAAGGCATCGTCGACGAACTCGTCCGCATCAAGGAACAGCACCCAATCCTGTTTCGGCGGGTCGTTCATCAGAAACCAGTTGCGCTTCTTGGGATATTTCCCATCCCAGCGAAAGTCGACGATACGTGCCCCGTGCTCCCGCGCGATGTCGCAGGTGTGATCGGTCGAACCGCTGTCGATCACCACGATCTCGGCAAAGCGCCCGAGCCGCTCCAGGCAGCGCGCGAGGTTTGCCTCCTCGTTCTTCACCGGGACCGCAACGGTCACGGGGAGCTTGGGTTTATCGGGGTGCGACATCTCGGGCGGCTCCTTAGTGGCCCGCCGTCCCATTGGCCACCGCAAATGTTGGGCCGGGCGTAACGCGACAGGTCAGCCCGGCCGCTCGCCGATCTGCTGGGCGGGATTGCCGCCGACGATGGTGCGCGGGGCCACATCCTTCATCGTTACCGCCCGCGCGCCGACGATCGCGCCCTCGCCGACCGTCACACCCGGGCCGATGAAAGCATCTGCCGCCACCCATGCATCCGCGCCGATAACCAGCGGTGTCTTGACCAGCGGCATCGCCGGGTCGCGCCAGTCATGCGTGCCCGCGCACAGGTGGGCGTATTGCGAGACGGTCGCGCGCGCGCCGATCCTCATGGGGCCAAGCGCATAAAGGATGGCGTGATCTCCCACCGCGGCCTGATCGCCGATGTCGAGGTTCCAGGGGATCGTAACCCGCACGCTCGGGTAAACATGAACGTGCGCGCCGATCTTCGCCCCGAACAGGCGCAGCAGAATCCGCCGCCAGCCCCAGAAGATACGGGGACTGAAGCGGAAGAGCGGCGTTGCGAATGCCCAGAGCACGCGTTTGATTTGTTCGCCAGCGGTCCATTTCTGAGCCACGCGGTTGGAGGTGACGTCATTCGCCATAATGCGCCCCGGTCTACGCTCCGTCCGCCCGAACGCAAGCCGGGCGCTCGCCGCCATGCAAGAGCCAGTGGTAGACTTCGAGGTGCTGCGCGGCGACACGCGGCCAGCTGAAGTGTTTCTCGACGAGTGCGCGCCCCGCTTCACCGAGTGGCGCGAGATCGGTGTCGAGAAGACACCGAGCCAGGCTTTCGGCCAGTTTGGCAGGCTTGGTCGTAATCGCGATCGCCGCGCCGTTCTCGAACCCTTCGGGAAGGTTGCATTCGGCGGTCATCAATACCGGCAGGCGATAGGCCCAGGCCTCGAGCACCGACATTGGCAGGCCTTCGGAATGCGAGGGCAGGATAAAGGCGTCTGCCGCGCGAAGCAGTCTGTCTTTTTCCTCGCCAAAAGCCGGGCCGAGGATCGAGACGCTATCGTCAATGCCCGATGCCGCAATCCGGCTCTGCAACGCCTCGACATGGCCGCCATCGTCCCAGCCGGCGATCGCGAGATGCCACTCCTTCGCCAGTTCGGGCCGCGCTTCGACCGCGAGAACCCATGCATCGGCGAGTTCGCTCAGCCCTTTTTTCGGATGGATCCGCCCGAGAAATAACAGCGTCTTGCGCCCCTCGTGATCGGTCCGTGGCCCGATATCGGGAAGGTCCGTTGCATTGGGAATGACTGCAACTGGATTGGTGAGACCATAGGCCCGCATCGAGGCCTCTTCCGAAGCGTTCAGGGCATGAAGGCAATCGGCGTCGCGCAGGTTCCGGTTCTCGAACCACGTGCCCACGATCCGCTTTTTCCAGCCCGAATTGGCGAGCGCCCACGGATCGAGCATGCCTCGCGGCGAGATCATCACCGGCCGTCCGGTCCTTCGCTTCCAGCGGTTCACTTCGCGCGATTGCAGCTGCCAGATACCGTGGAGGTGCAACAGTTCGTGACCGGCTTCTGCCAGCAGCTTCGGCAATTCCGGAGAATGGGAAAACACCCCGCCCATCCTGACCGGCAATACGTGGGGTACGAGCGGCTCCCACGCTCCCATGTCCTCCGCACTGTGCTGGTCATCCAGCGCGTAGACGCTCACATCTGCGCCTGCTTCGGCGAGGTGGATCGCCGATTTGCGCACGGAATTGAACAGCCCGCCCGCCTTGCGCGACATCGAACCGGTAACGATGCCCAAGGAGAGCGGAGCCTTCATGCCCGCTCCAACCGCGCGGCGCGGGCGATGGCGAGATCCAGCGCGCGCCTGGCAAGAAAGCCGGGCTTTGCCGGATTGGTCGTTGCCGCTGCCGCCGCGGCGGCGAGACCCCCTCCGAACTTCGCGGGGCTGACTTCCTCGACCTTCGCCGCCGCCCTTTCAAGCAACGCAGAGCTGTCGGGTGCCTCGGCGAGATTTGAGAGAGCGCGGGTGATCTCTTCAGTGCTGAACGGGTCGAAGGAAAAGCCAGTTACGCCGTCTTCGATAAGGAACTGGGTCGACCCGCACCGGTTGGAGACAGCCACAGGAAGCCCGGAAGCCATCGCCTCGTTTACGACCAGTCCCCATTGCTCGGTGGTGCTCGCATGGACGAAAGCGCCCGCGCTCGCATAATAATGGGGCAACGCATCGACCTGAAGGAAGCCGGGGAGGTGGACGAAATCGCTCAGCCCCAGCGCTTCGATCTTCGCCTCGATCTGAGGGCGCAGTTCTCCATCGCCGAGCAGGACAAGCGGCCAGTCTGCCGAATCGTCTCCGCGCCCTTTACGAAACGCGGCGTATGCATTG
The Erythrobacter sp. THAF29 DNA segment above includes these coding regions:
- a CDS encoding glycosyltransferase encodes the protein MKAPLSLGIVTGSMSRKAGGLFNSVRKSAIHLAEAGADVSVYALDDQHSAEDMGAWEPLVPHVLPVRMGGVFSHSPELPKLLAEAGHELLHLHGIWQLQSREVNRWKRRTGRPVMISPRGMLDPWALANSGWKKRIVGTWFENRNLRDADCLHALNASEEASMRAYGLTNPVAVIPNATDLPDIGPRTDHEGRKTLLFLGRIHPKKGLSELADAWVLAVEARPELAKEWHLAIAGWDDGGHVEALQSRIAASGIDDSVSILGPAFGEEKDRLLRAADAFILPSHSEGLPMSVLEAWAYRLPVLMTAECNLPEGFENGAAIAITTKPAKLAESLARCLLDTDLAPLGEAGRALVEKHFSWPRVAAQHLEVYHWLLHGGERPACVRADGA
- a CDS encoding acetyltransferase, whose translation is MANDVTSNRVAQKWTAGEQIKRVLWAFATPLFRFSPRIFWGWRRILLRLFGAKIGAHVHVYPSVRVTIPWNLDIGDQAAVGDHAILYALGPMRIGARATVSQYAHLCAGTHDWRDPAMPLVKTPLVIGADAWVAADAFIGPGVTVGEGAIVGARAVTMKDVAPRTIVGGNPAQQIGERPG
- a CDS encoding UDP-glucuronic acid decarboxylase family protein, whose translation is MARIYESRKRILVTGGAGFLGSHLIDRLLEQGHEILCVDNLFTGTKRNIDHLHDEPRFEFMRHDVTMPLYVEVDEIYNLACPASPVHYQHDPVQTTKTSVHGAINMLGLAKRLKCRIFQASTSEVYGDPHVHPQTEDYWGNVNPIGERSCYDEGKRCAETLFFDYHRQHALPIKVARIFNTYGPRMHHADGRVVSNFIVQALQGEDITIYGDGSQTRSFCYVDDLVEGFMRLMETDETVTGPVNLGNPGEFTIKELAEKVIAMTGSRSKLTFLDLPSDDPKQRRPDIAKAKELLDWQPTIQLEEGLAKTIAYFEKRLPELIGR
- a CDS encoding glycosyltransferase family 2 protein, giving the protein MKISVVTAVYNRAETIGAAMKSVQAQTYGLVEHVVQDGGSGDGTLDVIRAGANEHTVIVSERDHGIYDAINRGISRASGDAIGLMHSDDMFASDLVLEKVADALSDPSVDGVYGDLQYVAANNPSRVIRHWKSGEYAPAKLKQGWMPPHPTLYLRREVFDEHGLYDTGLQIAADYDAMLRYLVKGEIKLAYIPEVLVRMRVGGESNRSLERIIRKSREDLAAIRRNGLGGAGVLIQKNLRKVGQFFLRDETSK
- a CDS encoding glycosyltransferase family 2 protein, with the protein product MSHPDKPKLPVTVAVPVKNEEANLARCLERLGRFAEIVVIDSGSTDHTCDIAREHGARIVDFRWDGKYPKKRNWFLMNDPPKQDWVLFLDADEFVDDAFCDALAAELPESGKDGYWISYDNFFLGKPLKHGIAQRKLALLRVGKALFEKIEEDGWSQLDMEIHEHPIVDGEVGEIDARIEHRDDRGIAHFISKHRDYAQWEAARYAKLKGDPAVWDTMTDRQQFKYRHLAKWWFPWFYFATTYFAKFGILDGSQGFHYAAYKAWYFQTIRLIIREQAASAPGK
- a CDS encoding UDP-glucose/GDP-mannose dehydrogenase family protein; this translates as MKIAMVGSGYVGLVSGACFADFGHDVVCIDKDQSKIDRLHNGIMPIYEPGLDALVESNVKAGRLSFTTSLAEGIKDASAIFIAVGTPSRRGDGHADLSFVYAVAKEVGENLANDAVVVTKSTVPVGTGDEVERIIADTRTSHKVSVVSNPEFLREGAAIADFKRPDRIVIGAEDEFGREVMHEVYRPLFLNESPILFTSRRTSELIKYAANAFLATKITFINEMADLCEKVGADIQDVSRGIGMDNRIGPKFLHAGPGYGGSCFPKDTLALLKTAEDYDSPTRIVEAVVKVNDSRKRAMGRKVLDALGGADAARGKKVALLGLTFKPNTDDMRDSPSIAVAQTLHDAGVEVSAYDPEGMEQAKPMMPFVTMCENPYEAIEGADATVIVTEWDAFRALDLGKVKELAKSPVLVDLRNIYTPADVRAAGFEYSSVGRT